A genome region from Nocardia sp. NBC_00565 includes the following:
- a CDS encoding isocitrate lyase/PEP mutase family protein yields MTSLESKAKAFLELHIPGDPGVFPTVWDAWSANVAVAAGFSALTLGSHPVADSVGRSDREGMTFAELLTRVRQITGAVDVPVSVDIESGYGLEPAQLIEGLLEAGAIGLNIEDTVHSEGGRLRTAEEHADFVRGLRQFADAAGVHVVVNARTDLFMRKDGADSDRVDRAIARLRLAAEAGADSLFPAGARDDADVRRLTSELPRPISVVGVPGESDRAVLADQGVGRISFGPLLQWALTAEMNRLLDRWK; encoded by the coding sequence ATGACCTCTTTGGAAAGCAAGGCGAAGGCATTTCTCGAATTGCATATCCCGGGCGATCCCGGTGTCTTTCCGACGGTATGGGACGCGTGGTCGGCGAATGTCGCTGTGGCGGCGGGATTTTCGGCGCTGACCCTGGGTAGTCATCCGGTCGCCGATTCGGTCGGGCGCAGCGACAGGGAAGGTATGACGTTCGCTGAGCTGCTGACTCGCGTGCGGCAGATCACCGGCGCGGTCGACGTGCCGGTCTCGGTCGATATCGAATCCGGGTACGGGCTCGAGCCCGCGCAGTTGATCGAGGGTCTACTGGAGGCGGGCGCGATCGGCCTCAATATCGAGGACACGGTGCACAGCGAGGGCGGTCGATTGCGCACCGCTGAGGAGCATGCCGATTTCGTGCGCGGGCTGCGGCAATTCGCCGATGCCGCCGGCGTGCACGTGGTCGTCAACGCCCGCACCGATCTGTTCATGCGCAAGGACGGTGCCGACAGCGACCGCGTCGACCGCGCCATCGCGCGCCTGCGGCTGGCCGCCGAGGCGGGCGCGGACTCCCTGTTCCCCGCGGGGGCGCGCGACGACGCCGACGTACGGCGGCTGACGAGTGAACTGCCGCGGCCGATCAGCGTGGTCGGGGTGCCCGGTGAATCCGATCGGGCCGTCCTCGCCGATCAGGGCGTCGGCCGCATCAGTTTCGGACCTCTGCTCCAATGGGCGCTGACAGCCGAGATGAATCGCTTGTTGGATCGCTGGAAGTAA
- the rsmI gene encoding 16S rRNA (cytidine(1402)-2'-O)-methyltransferase produces the protein MTDEVAATGRLVLAATPMGQIGDASQRLRDALGSADIVAAEDTRRTRALAKALEVEITGRVVRFDDHVETAKIPALLDEIANGRTVLLVTDAGMPSVSDPGYRMVVACVERSLAVTCLPGPSAVTTALALSALPVERFCFDGFAPRKSGQRREWLRTLRTEPRACVFFEAPHRLADCLADAVEVLGPDRRAAVCRELTKTYEEVVRGNLGELAAWAVDGARGEITVVLAGAQPAPADPADLVDEVESLTAEGIRLKDACAQVASETGVSRRELYDAVLTSRRESGE, from the coding sequence GTGACGGACGAGGTGGCGGCGACGGGGCGGTTGGTGCTCGCGGCGACGCCGATGGGGCAGATCGGCGATGCGTCGCAGCGGCTGCGCGATGCGCTCGGCTCCGCCGATATCGTCGCGGCCGAGGACACCCGGCGCACCCGTGCGCTGGCGAAGGCGCTCGAAGTGGAGATCACCGGGCGGGTGGTGCGCTTCGACGACCATGTGGAGACCGCGAAGATTCCCGCACTGCTCGATGAGATCGCGAACGGGCGCACGGTGCTGCTGGTGACCGATGCAGGCATGCCCTCGGTGAGCGATCCTGGCTATCGCATGGTGGTGGCCTGCGTCGAGCGTTCGCTCGCGGTGACCTGCCTGCCCGGGCCGTCCGCGGTGACCACCGCGCTGGCGCTGTCGGCACTTCCGGTGGAGCGCTTCTGCTTCGACGGATTCGCGCCGCGCAAGTCCGGGCAGCGCCGAGAGTGGTTGCGCACCTTGCGCACCGAACCGCGAGCGTGTGTGTTCTTCGAGGCCCCGCACCGGCTCGCCGACTGCCTGGCCGATGCGGTCGAGGTGCTCGGTCCGGATCGGCGCGCGGCGGTCTGCCGTGAGTTGACCAAGACCTATGAGGAGGTCGTGCGCGGCAATCTCGGCGAACTCGCGGCGTGGGCCGTCGACGGGGCACGTGGCGAGATCACCGTTGTCCTCGCGGGCGCGCAGCCCGCACCGGCCGACCCCGCCGATCTGGTCGACGAGGTCGAATCGCTGACCGCCGAAGGTATTCGCCTCAAGGACGCCTGTGCCCAGGTGGCCTCGGAAACCGGGGTCTCGCGACGCGAACTCTACGACGCTGTGCTGACGTCGCGTCGCGAGAGCGGCGAGTAG
- the soxR gene encoding redox-sensitive transcriptional activator SoxR, with translation MSTTDWRAKELTPGQLSERSGVAVSALHFYEREGLITSRRTSGNQRRYARETLRRVAFIRISQRVGIPLSEIRSALDKLPEGRTPTRRDWETLSTTWRADLDDRITQLTRLRDNLTGCIGCGCLSLGSCRLVNEHDRLGEQGPGARVLDVTLNCPSKPAAC, from the coding sequence ATGTCGACAACCGATTGGCGGGCGAAGGAGCTGACCCCCGGGCAGCTGTCCGAGCGTAGCGGAGTAGCGGTCTCCGCGTTGCACTTCTACGAACGCGAGGGCCTCATCACGAGTCGCCGCACCAGCGGCAATCAGCGCAGATACGCGCGGGAAACGCTGCGGCGCGTCGCCTTCATCCGCATCTCCCAGCGAGTCGGCATTCCGTTGAGCGAAATCCGGTCCGCCCTGGACAAACTCCCCGAGGGCCGCACGCCGACCCGGCGCGACTGGGAGACCCTCTCCACCACCTGGCGCGCCGACCTCGACGATCGCATCACCCAGCTGACCCGCTTGCGCGACAACCTGACCGGCTGCATCGGCTGCGGCTGCCTCTCGCTCGGCAGCTGCCGCCTGGTCAACGAACACGACCGCCTCGGCGAGCAGGGACCGGGTGCCCGCGTGCTCGACGTGACGCTCAACTGCCCTTCGAAACCAGCAGCCTGTTGA
- a CDS encoding dolichyl-phosphate-mannose--protein mannosyltransferase — protein MTQVTDQRATVAEAVPSWSSPAPLRPSPDFGPLDKLQGWVVTAVLTTIAALTRFIMLDYPTDAYTPVFDEKHYAPQAWQMLTGGGVEDNPGYGLVVHPPIGKQLIAVGEWIFGYNGWGWRFSAAIAGTVLVLLVIRIVRRMARSTMVGAIAGMLLIADGLTFVSSRIGMLDIFMAVLVTAAFGCLIVDRDEVRARIARVDFEGRGGLSDWGPRLGVRWWRFGAGVLLGLACGTKWSGMYFILAFGIMSVWFDASARRAYGVRRPWVGAAVRDVGPALYVLVLIPLGVYLATYWAWFASEDGVFRYAVGNQVGRDGTWSFLPNALRSLWYYSGESLRFHEGLTNSAGNHHPWESKPWTWPMGLRPMLYYYADNGVTGCGQTQCVKAVMLIGTPAIWWIACPILAWMLWRSVVRRDWRYATVLTGYSAGLLPWFFTLDRQMYYFYAVPLAPFLVMGIALVCGDILGSARSMPIPRSPAGTYLPAIPNERRSLGLLAVCIYLGLVIANFIWLWPILTALPITPGNWHDHLWLPSWR, from the coding sequence GTGACCCAGGTGACCGACCAGCGCGCGACTGTAGCCGAGGCCGTGCCCTCTTGGTCGAGCCCCGCGCCACTGCGGCCGTCGCCCGATTTCGGACCGCTCGACAAGCTGCAGGGGTGGGTGGTCACCGCCGTCCTCACCACGATCGCGGCGCTGACGCGGTTCATCATGCTCGACTATCCGACCGACGCGTACACCCCCGTCTTCGATGAAAAGCATTACGCGCCGCAGGCCTGGCAGATGCTCACCGGCGGCGGTGTCGAGGACAATCCCGGATACGGGCTGGTGGTGCATCCCCCGATCGGCAAACAGCTGATCGCGGTGGGCGAGTGGATATTCGGCTACAACGGCTGGGGCTGGCGCTTCAGCGCGGCCATCGCGGGCACGGTGCTGGTGCTACTGGTGATCCGGATCGTGCGGCGGATGGCGCGCTCGACGATGGTCGGTGCGATCGCGGGCATGCTGCTGATCGCCGACGGGTTGACGTTCGTCTCCTCGCGCATCGGCATGCTCGACATCTTCATGGCGGTGCTGGTGACCGCCGCCTTCGGCTGCCTCATCGTGGACCGTGACGAGGTCAGGGCCCGAATCGCGCGAGTGGACTTCGAGGGTCGCGGCGGGCTGAGCGATTGGGGCCCGCGACTGGGGGTGCGCTGGTGGCGATTCGGCGCCGGGGTGCTGCTCGGACTGGCCTGCGGCACCAAGTGGTCCGGTATGTACTTCATCCTCGCGTTCGGCATCATGAGTGTCTGGTTCGACGCGTCCGCTCGGCGCGCCTACGGGGTGCGCCGTCCCTGGGTCGGCGCGGCGGTGCGCGATGTGGGGCCCGCGCTGTACGTGCTGGTGTTGATCCCGCTCGGGGTGTATCTGGCCACCTACTGGGCCTGGTTCGCCAGCGAGGACGGCGTGTTCCGGTACGCGGTCGGCAATCAGGTCGGCCGCGACGGGACCTGGTCGTTCCTGCCGAACGCGCTGCGCTCGCTGTGGTACTACAGCGGCGAGTCGCTGCGCTTCCACGAGGGCCTGACCAATTCGGCGGGCAACCATCACCCCTGGGAATCCAAGCCGTGGACCTGGCCGATGGGCCTGCGGCCGATGCTCTACTACTACGCCGACAACGGCGTGACCGGATGCGGCCAAACCCAGTGTGTGAAGGCCGTGATGTTGATCGGCACCCCGGCGATCTGGTGGATCGCCTGCCCGATACTCGCCTGGATGCTGTGGCGCAGTGTGGTCCGCCGCGACTGGCGCTACGCCACGGTGCTCACCGGCTACAGCGCCGGACTGCTGCCCTGGTTCTTCACCCTCGATCGGCAGATGTACTACTTCTACGCGGTACCGCTGGCCCCGTTCCTGGTGATGGGAATCGCGTTGGTATGCGGCGACATCCTCGGCTCGGCCCGATCGATGCCGATACCGCGAAGTCCCGCGGGCACCTATCTGCCCGCGATACCGAACGAACGGCGCAGCCTCGGATTACTCGCGGTCTGCATCTACCTGGGTCTGGTGATCGCCAACTTCATCTGGCTCTGGCCGATACTCACCGCGCTGCCGATCACCCCGGGCAACTGGCACGACCACCTGTGGCTCCCGAGCTGGCGCTGA
- a CDS encoding putative bifunctional diguanylate cyclase/phosphodiesterase: MGVDATTMVAASERVLARLVEHFDVDFSYLRHTDREQRATVLIAEWPHRGDVPDPDPLKIVHFEKADSVFRELEYATEPIIVRPDQQSADYQETIRRSSGIPQVAMAAVPLLSRGDSTGVLGFIKQGDRDWSTRELNVLKAIASLFAQLQARVVAEERLRYIALHDDLTGLANRRALLEHMEERLRKGSPGPVAAFFLDLDRLKALNDFLGHTAGDNFIRTLSSRLRENLDPHDMIARLGGDEFVIVPAKPMDAVAAELEATRIQQLIGRRVTVGGESVSRGASVGVAVGIPGETTVADVLRRADHALLSAKSGGGNGVAVFTDAMRAQFELQDDVELNLRGAVSDGSLLLHYQPEVDLRTGRIVALEALVRWLHPTRGLLPPSAFVTVAEATNLAGELGRWVIRSACAQFAEWRRRGLAANVVIRINVSPVQLVSLDFVERIEDILRLFGIDGSSVCLEITEHVVVQDLARTQVTLRGLKRMGVQIAIDDFGTGYSSLSHLKALPVDAVKIDRGFVQRLGTSTDDLAIVKSIIGLAGSFGLGVVGEGVETPVAARTLVGLGCYRAQGFLIARPMPADEVESHLAVGRIPLDLDLPRAGRGTPRA, from the coding sequence ATGGGCGTCGACGCCACGACGATGGTGGCGGCGAGTGAGCGCGTGCTGGCCAGATTGGTCGAGCATTTCGATGTCGATTTCAGCTACCTACGCCATACCGATAGAGAGCAGCGGGCCACCGTACTCATCGCGGAGTGGCCGCATCGTGGGGACGTGCCCGATCCCGATCCACTGAAAATCGTGCATTTCGAGAAGGCGGACTCGGTCTTTCGCGAGTTGGAATACGCCACCGAGCCGATCATCGTGCGGCCCGACCAGCAATCCGCCGACTATCAAGAGACGATCCGGCGCTCCTCCGGTATCCCGCAGGTCGCCATGGCCGCCGTGCCGCTGCTCTCGCGCGGCGATTCGACCGGGGTGCTCGGTTTCATCAAACAGGGCGATCGCGACTGGAGCACCCGGGAGCTGAATGTGCTCAAGGCGATCGCATCGCTGTTCGCCCAACTGCAGGCCCGCGTGGTGGCCGAGGAACGGTTGCGCTACATCGCCCTGCACGACGATCTGACCGGGCTGGCGAACCGGCGCGCGCTGCTCGAACATATGGAGGAGCGGCTGCGAAAGGGCAGTCCGGGCCCGGTGGCCGCATTCTTTCTCGATCTCGATCGGCTCAAAGCGCTCAACGATTTTCTCGGGCACACCGCGGGGGACAATTTCATTCGCACGCTCTCCTCGCGGCTGCGGGAGAACCTCGATCCCCATGACATGATCGCCCGGCTCGGCGGCGACGAATTCGTCATCGTGCCCGCCAAACCGATGGACGCGGTGGCGGCCGAGCTGGAGGCGACCAGGATCCAGCAGCTTATCGGACGGCGGGTCACCGTCGGTGGTGAATCGGTCAGCCGCGGTGCCAGCGTCGGTGTCGCGGTCGGGATTCCGGGCGAGACCACGGTGGCCGATGTGCTACGCCGGGCCGATCACGCGCTGCTTTCCGCGAAGTCGGGCGGCGGCAATGGTGTCGCGGTGTTCACCGATGCCATGCGCGCCCAGTTCGAACTGCAGGACGATGTGGAGCTGAATCTGCGCGGCGCGGTCTCCGACGGATCGCTGCTGCTGCACTATCAGCCCGAGGTCGACCTGCGCACCGGCCGGATCGTCGCGCTGGAGGCGCTGGTGCGCTGGTTGCATCCGACCAGAGGTCTGCTACCGCCCAGTGCGTTCGTCACCGTCGCCGAGGCCACCAATCTCGCCGGTGAACTGGGTCGCTGGGTGATCCGATCGGCGTGTGCCCAGTTCGCCGAGTGGCGCAGACGCGGTCTGGCCGCGAATGTGGTGATACGGATCAATGTTTCGCCGGTCCAGCTGGTCAGCCTGGACTTCGTGGAGCGGATCGAGGATATTCTGCGGCTGTTCGGGATCGACGGCAGTTCGGTCTGTCTGGAGATCACCGAGCACGTGGTCGTGCAGGATCTGGCGCGCACGCAGGTCACGCTGCGCGGGTTGAAGCGGATGGGCGTACAGATCGCCATCGACGACTTCGGCACCGGTTACAGCTCGCTGTCGCATCTCAAGGCGCTTCCGGTCGACGCGGTGAAGATCGACCGCGGATTCGTGCAGCGCCTCGGCACGAGCACCGACGATCTGGCGATCGTGAAATCCATCATCGGGCTGGCGGGATCGTTCGGGCTCGGTGTGGTCGGGGAGGGCGTCGAGACGCCGGTGGCGGCGCGCACGCTGGTCGGGCTCGGTTGCTATCGGGCGCAGGGCTTCCTGATCGCGCGACCGATGCCCGCCGATGAGGTGGAGTCGCATCTGGCCGTCGGCCGTATTCCGTTGGACCTCGATCTACCTCGGGCGGGGCGAGGTACGCCGCGAGCCTGA
- the metG gene encoding methionine--tRNA ligase, with protein MSDVDRPAFYITTAIAYPNGAPHIGHAYEYISADALARFKRLDGYDVFFMTGTDEHGQKMQQTALAEGVPVEELAARNSDVFEAMDKALDISFDRFIRTTDDDHQVASFAIWERMLANGDIYLDNYSGWYSVRDEAFYTEEETTLLDDGTRISTESKTPVTWTEESNYFFRLSNYQDKLLALYDEHPEFIAPATARNEMVSYVKAGLKDLSISRTTFDWGVPVPGHPDHVMYVWVDALTNYLTGVGFPDTESAAFQRFWPADVHIIGKDITRFHTVYWPAFLMSAGIELPKRVFVHGFLYNKGEKMSKSVGNVVDPLALVDEYGVDSVRFFLLREISYGQDGSYSHEAIVGRINTDLANEFGNLVQRSLKLVARDCGGVVPTPGAFTDADRALLDRANGLLERCRTEFDAQQMHLALEAIWLTLGEANKYFSAEAPWALAKAGTEESLAREATVLYVTIEMLRIVAILVQPVLPESAGKILDLLATPNRTFADIATPLVPGTPLPAPEAVYPRYVEPKN; from the coding sequence ATGAGCGACGTCGACCGCCCCGCCTTCTACATCACCACGGCCATCGCATACCCGAACGGTGCGCCGCACATCGGGCATGCCTACGAGTACATCTCGGCCGATGCCCTCGCCCGCTTCAAGCGGCTCGACGGTTATGACGTGTTCTTCATGACCGGCACCGATGAGCACGGGCAGAAGATGCAGCAGACGGCGCTCGCCGAGGGCGTGCCGGTGGAGGAGCTCGCAGCGCGCAACTCCGATGTGTTCGAGGCGATGGACAAGGCGCTCGACATCTCCTTCGACCGCTTCATCCGCACCACCGACGACGACCACCAGGTGGCCAGCTTCGCGATCTGGGAGCGGATGCTCGCCAACGGCGATATCTACCTGGACAACTACTCCGGGTGGTATTCGGTGCGCGACGAGGCGTTCTACACCGAGGAAGAGACGACGCTGCTCGACGACGGCACCCGGATCTCGACCGAGTCCAAGACGCCGGTCACCTGGACCGAGGAGTCGAACTACTTCTTCCGGCTGTCCAACTACCAGGACAAGCTGCTCGCGCTCTACGACGAGCACCCCGAATTCATCGCGCCCGCAACGGCTCGCAACGAAATGGTGAGCTATGTCAAGGCGGGTCTGAAGGACCTGTCCATCTCGCGCACCACCTTCGACTGGGGTGTGCCGGTACCCGGCCATCCCGATCATGTGATGTACGTGTGGGTGGACGCGCTGACCAACTACCTCACCGGTGTCGGCTTCCCGGATACGGAATCCGCCGCGTTCCAGCGGTTCTGGCCCGCCGACGTGCACATCATCGGTAAGGACATCACCCGGTTCCACACCGTGTACTGGCCCGCGTTCCTGATGTCGGCCGGTATCGAGTTGCCGAAACGCGTTTTCGTGCACGGGTTTCTGTACAACAAGGGCGAGAAGATGTCCAAGTCGGTCGGCAATGTCGTCGACCCGCTGGCGCTGGTGGACGAATACGGCGTGGACTCGGTCCGCTTCTTCCTGCTGCGCGAGATCTCCTACGGCCAGGACGGCAGCTACAGCCACGAGGCGATCGTCGGCCGGATCAATACCGATCTGGCCAATGAATTCGGAAATCTGGTGCAGCGCAGTCTGAAGCTGGTCGCGCGCGATTGCGGCGGCGTGGTGCCGACGCCGGGTGCGTTCACCGACGCCGACCGCGCCCTGCTCGACCGCGCCAACGGCCTGCTCGAGCGCTGCCGTACCGAATTCGATGCCCAGCAAATGCATTTGGCGCTGGAGGCGATCTGGCTGACGCTCGGCGAGGCGAACAAGTACTTCTCCGCCGAGGCACCGTGGGCGCTGGCCAAGGCCGGTACCGAGGAATCGCTGGCGCGTGAGGCCACGGTGCTGTACGTGACCATCGAGATGTTGCGCATCGTCGCCATCCTGGTTCAGCCGGTGCTGCCCGAATCCGCGGGCAAGATCCTGGACCTGCTGGCCACGCCGAATCGCACCTTCGCCGATATCGCGACACCGCTGGTCCCCGGTACGCCGCTGCCGGCGCCGGAGGCGGTCTACCCGCGCTACGTGGAGCCGAAGAACTGA
- the arcA gene encoding arginine deiminase — MGADAVRAGHDGGAGEDGLDGVGDPGGRLAVTSEVGTLRTVLLHRPGDELRRLTPRNNDQLLFDGIPWVERAQQEHDTFSGVLRERGVEVLLLADLLAETLSVSGAARIQGISGAVDARKLGHTLADELAGFLRGVRARDLANILMAGMTFDELPFGGDNTSLVRRMHHGADFVIDPLPNLLFTRDSSFWVGPKVAITSLALPARIRETSLTDLIYAFHPRFLGVRRAYESHTAPIEGGDVLLLAPGVVAVGVGERTSPAGAEALARSLFDDDLAHTVLVVPIAQNRATMHLDTVCTMVDTDAVVMYPAVRDSLCAFTIHREDEYGGQHDQARVSMRGPDPFLPAAAEAMGIGKLRVIDTGLDGVTAEREQWDDGNNTLALAPGVVVAYERNHMTNARLEVAGIEVLPIPGSELGSGRGGPRCMSCPLSRDDV; from the coding sequence ATGGGAGCAGACGCGGTGCGGGCGGGGCACGATGGCGGTGCGGGCGAGGACGGGCTGGACGGCGTCGGTGATCCCGGCGGTCGGCTAGCGGTCACCTCCGAGGTGGGCACTCTGCGCACGGTGCTGCTGCACCGGCCGGGGGATGAACTGCGGCGGCTGACCCCGCGCAATAACGATCAATTGCTCTTCGACGGGATCCCCTGGGTCGAGCGGGCCCAGCAGGAGCACGACACCTTCAGCGGCGTGCTGCGCGAGCGCGGCGTCGAGGTGCTGTTGCTCGCGGATCTGCTCGCCGAGACCCTGTCGGTCAGCGGCGCCGCCCGCATCCAGGGCATCTCCGGCGCTGTCGACGCGCGCAAACTCGGGCATACGTTGGCCGATGAGCTCGCGGGATTCCTGCGCGGCGTCCGGGCCAGGGATCTGGCCAACATTCTGATGGCCGGAATGACCTTCGACGAACTGCCCTTCGGCGGCGACAACACATCCCTGGTGCGGCGCATGCACCACGGCGCGGATTTCGTCATCGATCCGCTGCCGAATCTGCTGTTCACCAGGGATTCCTCGTTCTGGGTCGGCCCAAAGGTGGCGATCACCTCACTCGCGCTGCCCGCCCGGATACGCGAGACCTCGCTGACCGATCTCATCTACGCATTCCATCCGCGTTTCCTCGGGGTGCGCCGGGCCTACGAATCGCATACCGCGCCGATCGAGGGCGGCGATGTGCTGCTGCTCGCGCCGGGCGTGGTGGCGGTGGGCGTCGGTGAGCGCACTTCGCCCGCGGGTGCGGAAGCGTTGGCGCGCAGTCTGTTCGACGACGATCTCGCGCATACCGTGCTGGTCGTTCCGATCGCGCAGAACCGCGCGACCATGCATCTGGACACCGTGTGCACCATGGTCGACACCGATGCCGTGGTGATGTATCCGGCGGTGCGGGATTCGCTGTGCGCGTTCACGATTCATCGCGAAGATGAATATGGCGGTCAGCACGACCAAGCGCGGGTCAGCATGCGCGGTCCCGATCCGTTCCTGCCCGCGGCCGCCGAGGCGATGGGTATCGGGAAACTGCGGGTCATCGATACCGGGCTCGACGGTGTCACCGCCGAGCGCGAGCAGTGGGACGATGGGAACAACACGCTGGCTCTCGCACCCGGCGTGGTGGTCGCCTACGAGCGCAACCATATGACCAACGCGCGGCTCGAGGTCGCCGGCATCGAGGTGCTGCCCATCCCGGGTTCCGAATTGGGTTCCGGGCGCGGCGGACCGCGGTGCATGTCCTGTCCACTGTCCCGAGATGATGTGTGA
- a CDS encoding SDR family oxidoreductase — MRDAKVLVTGAASGIGRATAVAAAEAGAELVLTDINAEGLEDTVRTIKESSGVVLAYRALDITDYDAVTAFATDVHAEFGSLDIVMNIAGTSAWGTVENLEHRHWRKMVEVNLMGPIHVIENFVPPMVRAKRGGALVNVSSAAGLLALPWHAAYSAAKYGIRGVSEVLRFDLRRHGISVHLVVPGAVNTPLVETFELVGVDKDDPRIQRLTAAFTKHAVEPEHVAAAILRGIERNRFLVYTSFDIRFSYWWARKFAYPYEFVIRRTSDRFNRLLVSKGS, encoded by the coding sequence GTGCGGGACGCGAAGGTGCTGGTCACCGGGGCTGCCAGCGGTATCGGCCGGGCTACCGCGGTGGCCGCCGCTGAAGCCGGAGCCGAATTGGTGCTGACCGATATCAATGCCGAGGGGCTCGAGGATACGGTGCGCACCATCAAGGAATCCAGTGGTGTCGTTCTCGCATATCGCGCACTCGATATCACCGATTACGACGCAGTCACCGCCTTCGCCACCGATGTGCACGCCGAATTCGGCAGCCTCGATATCGTGATGAATATCGCGGGCACCTCCGCCTGGGGCACGGTCGAGAATCTCGAGCACCGGCATTGGCGAAAGATGGTGGAGGTCAACCTGATGGGCCCGATCCATGTGATCGAGAACTTCGTGCCGCCCATGGTCCGGGCGAAACGCGGTGGTGCCCTGGTGAATGTCTCCTCGGCCGCCGGACTGCTCGCACTGCCCTGGCACGCGGCCTACAGCGCGGCCAAATACGGCATTCGCGGCGTCTCCGAGGTATTGCGATTCGACCTGCGGCGGCACGGCATTTCGGTGCATCTGGTGGTGCCCGGCGCGGTGAATACGCCGTTGGTCGAGACCTTCGAGCTGGTCGGCGTGGACAAAGACGATCCGCGGATCCAGCGACTCACCGCCGCATTCACCAAGCATGCGGTGGAGCCGGAACATGTTGCGGCAGCGATCCTTCGCGGTATCGAGCGCAATCGGTTCCTGGTCTACACCTCGTTCGATATTCGCTTCAGCTATTGGTGGGCACGCAAATTCGCCTACCCCTACGAATTCGTGATTCGCCGCACCAGTGATCGGTTCAACAGGCTGCTGGTTTCGAAGGGCAGTTGA
- a CDS encoding GntR family transcriptional regulator, with the protein MFTITITHDSPIPPYEQLRLGVIAQVRSGELTAGTKIPTVRALAAQLGLAPNTVARAYRELEADGVVETRGRQGSFIASSGDPTKDLAGRAATDYVATIRRLGLDDEAALRYVKSALEG; encoded by the coding sequence ATGTTCACCATTACCATTACCCACGATTCGCCCATCCCGCCCTACGAACAGTTACGACTCGGTGTCATCGCACAGGTGCGCTCGGGGGAGCTGACGGCGGGCACGAAGATTCCGACCGTGCGGGCGCTGGCCGCGCAACTGGGGCTCGCGCCGAATACCGTCGCCCGCGCGTACCGGGAACTCGAGGCCGACGGTGTCGTCGAAACCCGGGGCCGGCAGGGATCTTTCATCGCCTCGTCCGGTGACCCGACCAAAGACCTGGCGGGCCGGGCCGCGACCGACTATGTCGCCACTATCCGACGACTGGGATTGGACGACGAAGCGGCGCTGCGGTACGTCAAATCGGCGTTGGAGGGCTGA
- a CDS encoding glycosyltransferase — protein MRIVQLANFYGPRSGGLRTALHHLGEGYVAAGHEVVLIVPGPRRAEEILPTGAVRITLPALAIPWTGGYRAADPRRVADVLAGLRPDVLEVSDRLTLRGFGCWARTRDVASVMISHERLDRLLGQVLPGPAARRCADIANRRTAADYDIVVCTTEFARAEFLRIDAPNVELVPLGVDLELFSPRRRDYRLRADLGVPGHPLLVHCGRLSVEKRVDRSIEAVGALRKAGVEARLVVAGEGPRREALERRARTLPPLPGGRAAVHFTGFISDRAMVAKLLATADVSLAPGPHETFGLAALEALAAGTPVVASRSSALADIVTADCGAVAADRPSAFAQAVTDVLALPTAGRRRAARSRAEQFTWPRAVAGMLAVLGR, from the coding sequence GTGCGCATCGTGCAGCTGGCGAACTTTTACGGTCCGCGGTCGGGTGGTCTGCGCACCGCGCTGCACCACCTCGGTGAGGGCTATGTGGCGGCCGGACACGAGGTAGTGCTGATCGTGCCGGGACCACGCCGGGCCGAGGAGATCCTGCCCACCGGCGCGGTGCGGATCACCTTGCCCGCCTTGGCGATTCCGTGGACCGGGGGCTACCGGGCGGCGGATCCGCGACGGGTGGCCGATGTGCTGGCCGGTTTGCGCCCGGATGTGCTCGAGGTATCCGATCGCCTGACGCTGCGCGGATTCGGGTGTTGGGCGCGCACCCGCGATGTGGCCAGTGTGATGATCTCGCATGAGCGTCTCGATCGGCTGCTCGGGCAGGTACTGCCAGGTCCCGCGGCCCGCCGCTGCGCCGATATCGCCAATCGCCGAACCGCCGCCGACTACGACATCGTGGTCTGCACAACGGAATTCGCGCGCGCGGAGTTTCTGCGCATCGATGCGCCCAATGTCGAACTGGTTCCGCTCGGGGTGGATCTGGAGCTGTTCAGCCCGCGTCGGCGCGACTACCGACTACGCGCCGACCTGGGTGTGCCGGGACATCCGCTGCTGGTGCACTGCGGCAGGCTGTCGGTGGAGAAGCGGGTGGATCGCAGCATCGAGGCCGTCGGCGCGCTGCGCAAGGCGGGCGTGGAGGCCAGGTTGGTCGTCGCCGGGGAGGGGCCGCGGCGCGAAGCCCTGGAGCGCCGGGCGCGCACCTTGCCGCCGCTGCCGGGCGGGCGGGCGGCGGTGCACTTCACCGGATTCATCAGCGACCGCGCGATGGTCGCGAAACTGCTTGCCACCGCGGATGTTTCACTGGCACCGGGTCCGCACGAGACCTTCGGGCTGGCCGCACTGGAAGCGCTGGCCGCGGGTACGCCGGTGGTCGCGAGCCGGTCCTCGGCGCTCGCCGATATCGTCACCGCCGACTGTGGCGCGGTCGCCGCCGATCGCCCGTCGGCCTTCGCCCAGGCGGTCACCGACGTATTGGCGCTGCCGACCGCCGGACGGCGAAGGGCGGCGCGCAGCCGCGCCGAGCAGTTCACCTGGCCGAGGGCGGTCGCGGGCATGCTGGCGGTATTGGGGCGGTAG